One stretch of Bremerella cremea DNA includes these proteins:
- a CDS encoding xylose operon transcription regulator XylR: MIKRISAYPDRLRIALLILNESHWSRGVLDGIARFASEHGGWDFWLHPRGVKQPPSLPHDWQGQGVISRISDEPLRQSIAKHNLPTINVSWHGVHSPRFPKVIADPQAAGRLAGEFFVNRGFENIGYIGPPLYYSYQDAVLPDLVTAAENGGCRTFQFAPDPNVAQPDFDFQRLRLVHWVRSLPKPVGIVAWNTIQAREIMLTCSAEGINVPNDVAVLAVENDPVVSKLSPMPISYIEQRVEQVGYEAAQELQRLISGGKPRDTPLLVAPEGIVEKASTDTIFATDTLVQDAVAFIKRNCDVAISVSDLTRHLDVSRRSLEERFRKVLKRSPAEEIRFARVKVLKEILKQTDQTLAEISQQAGFSCENAMLRFFKRMTGITPGEFRRNHPQDLLHES; this comes from the coding sequence ATGATTAAGCGGATATCCGCCTACCCCGATCGTCTTCGCATTGCTTTATTAATTCTCAACGAAAGCCACTGGAGCCGTGGAGTTCTGGATGGAATCGCTCGTTTCGCCTCGGAACATGGGGGCTGGGACTTTTGGCTTCATCCGCGCGGCGTCAAGCAACCACCCTCCCTACCACACGATTGGCAGGGACAAGGGGTCATCTCCCGCATTTCGGACGAACCGCTGCGGCAATCGATTGCCAAGCACAACTTGCCAACCATCAATGTTTCGTGGCATGGGGTCCATAGTCCTCGGTTTCCGAAAGTGATTGCCGACCCCCAAGCCGCCGGTCGATTGGCAGGCGAGTTCTTCGTCAATCGTGGCTTCGAGAACATCGGCTACATCGGGCCACCCCTCTACTATAGTTATCAAGATGCCGTTTTGCCCGACTTGGTAACCGCCGCCGAGAACGGCGGGTGCCGCACTTTCCAGTTTGCCCCCGATCCGAATGTGGCACAGCCCGACTTCGACTTTCAAAGGTTGCGTCTGGTGCACTGGGTGCGTTCGCTCCCTAAACCGGTTGGCATTGTCGCCTGGAATACAATCCAAGCACGCGAAATCATGCTGACTTGCAGTGCCGAGGGGATTAACGTGCCGAACGATGTGGCCGTCTTGGCGGTCGAGAACGACCCGGTGGTCTCCAAGCTTTCGCCGATGCCAATCTCGTACATCGAGCAGCGCGTCGAGCAAGTTGGTTACGAGGCCGCGCAAGAGCTTCAGCGGCTGATCTCCGGCGGTAAACCACGCGATACGCCTCTGTTGGTGGCCCCGGAAGGGATTGTCGAAAAGGCTTCGACCGACACGATTTTCGCCACCGATACGCTCGTGCAAGATGCCGTCGCGTTTATCAAACGAAACTGCGATGTCGCCATCAGTGTGTCGGACCTGACACGGCACTTGGATGTCTCGCGACGGTCGCTCGAAGAACGCTTCCGCAAAGTGCTGAAACGCTCGCCCGCCGAAGAAATTCGCTTTGCCCGCGTCAAGGTGCTTAAAGAAATCCTCAAGCAAACCGATCAAACCCTGGCTGAAATCAGCCAGCAAGCGGGCTTCAGTTGCGAAAACGCGATGCTCCGTTTCTTTAAACGGATGACCGGCATAACCCCGGGCGAATTTCGCCGCAACCATCCGCAAGATCTACTGCACGAAAGCTAG
- a CDS encoding carcinine hydrolase/isopenicillin-N N-acyltransferase family protein produces MTSRFHWRYAFTQLTLLLVCTSTITTELYACTTAVISGKVTADGRPLLWKNRDTSSNLHNEVAVIEGGKFQAVAVVNAGERKTVWMGVNEAGFCIENSLSKDLAIKGGASGPGNGTIMRMALQTCKTVADFQKLLEETNQTGRSTVANYGVIDAHGGAGLFETGPKTFKFFDANDPQVAPNGYIVRSNFATTARKIGANPKPEQLEEIYSSDRFLCACRTLESCRSDELISLQEVVRNCARDLSDDSGVPYPGSVNGSPGSLPEILSTKNTISRTTTVSAAVFHGVKPGEDPKLTTMWTMLGDPKFSIAVPTFPIGSVQDDLTDEKGGEIGEIAISLRDWNMTADKESIVTTSLPDIWQDVWPVEDLLLDRTLAAKQRWATEGVSLKEVKNLQEKAAEAAMQAMEKELLEAKEAALAQPAPLAPQF; encoded by the coding sequence ATGACGTCTCGTTTCCATTGGCGATACGCTTTCACGCAGCTTACCCTGCTTTTGGTTTGCACCTCGACAATCACTACGGAACTGTACGCCTGCACAACGGCAGTAATCAGTGGCAAAGTGACCGCAGATGGTCGGCCGCTGCTGTGGAAAAATCGCGATACATCCTCGAACTTGCACAATGAAGTTGCCGTTATTGAGGGGGGCAAGTTCCAAGCGGTGGCGGTTGTCAACGCTGGCGAACGCAAGACCGTTTGGATGGGGGTGAACGAAGCCGGGTTCTGCATCGAGAACTCGCTCAGCAAAGACCTGGCCATCAAAGGGGGGGCTTCTGGCCCAGGGAACGGCACCATCATGCGGATGGCCCTGCAAACCTGCAAAACGGTCGCAGACTTCCAAAAACTACTGGAAGAAACCAACCAAACGGGGCGTTCAACGGTCGCCAACTACGGCGTTATCGATGCCCATGGTGGTGCCGGGTTGTTTGAAACCGGCCCGAAGACGTTTAAGTTTTTCGATGCCAACGACCCTCAAGTTGCCCCCAACGGGTACATCGTCCGCTCGAACTTCGCCACCACGGCTCGTAAGATAGGCGCGAACCCCAAGCCGGAACAACTGGAAGAGATTTACTCGAGCGATCGCTTTCTGTGTGCTTGCCGGACGCTGGAATCTTGCCGCTCGGACGAACTGATTTCGCTACAGGAAGTCGTGCGAAATTGTGCCCGCGATCTGAGTGACGACAGCGGGGTGCCTTATCCGGGCTCGGTGAATGGTAGCCCAGGTAGCTTGCCCGAAATCCTTTCGACAAAAAATACCATTAGCCGCACCACCACCGTCTCTGCTGCGGTGTTTCATGGGGTGAAGCCAGGCGAAGATCCGAAGCTGACCACCATGTGGACGATGCTGGGCGATCCGAAATTTTCGATCGCGGTTCCCACATTTCCAATTGGTTCGGTTCAGGATGACTTAACGGATGAAAAAGGGGGCGAAATCGGTGAAATTGCCATCTCGCTTCGCGATTGGAACATGACCGCCGACAAGGAATCGATTGTCACCACCAGTCTGCCCGATATCTGGCAAGACGTTTGGCCGGTTGAAGATCTGCTGCTCGATCGCACCCTGGCCGCCAAGCAGCGTTGGGCGACCGAAGGCGTCTCGCTGAAAGAAGTGAAGAACCTGCAGGAAAAGGCCGCCGAAGCCGCCATGCAGGCGATGGAAAAAGAGCTGTTGGAAGCCAAAGAAGCCGCATTGGCTCAGCCTGCTCCCTTGGCACCGCAGTTCTAA
- a CDS encoding BPL-N domain-containing protein, with protein sequence MRAIGTHLILAVALVALAVPAVAHAQKAAPAKTIRVAVYDHSNGDSGGWKNLKKILVPETGFETTMVTPQDIRDGVLKDYDVLIMPGGSGSKQSKMLEEKGRENVKNYVKSGGSYVGICAGSYLASSHYSWSLGILNAKVWDRSHWNRGTGNVELEFSSSGSEVLKAEKDEMECYYGQGPLLVPDNNPDLPGYEVLATYGTEIAKKGAPEGAMVGTHAIVRTKYGEGRVICFSPHPEKDGGPNALMIEGVRWAGSAPKK encoded by the coding sequence ATGCGAGCAATTGGTACTCATTTGATCTTGGCCGTGGCATTGGTTGCCCTGGCAGTTCCGGCCGTAGCCCATGCCCAAAAGGCTGCCCCGGCAAAGACGATTCGCGTGGCGGTTTACGATCATTCCAACGGCGATTCTGGCGGCTGGAAGAACCTGAAGAAGATTTTGGTTCCGGAAACCGGTTTCGAGACAACCATGGTCACGCCGCAAGACATTCGCGATGGCGTGCTCAAGGATTACGACGTGCTGATCATGCCCGGCGGGTCTGGCAGCAAACAGTCGAAGATGCTGGAAGAAAAAGGACGCGAAAACGTTAAGAACTACGTTAAGTCAGGCGGTTCGTACGTCGGCATCTGTGCCGGTTCGTACCTCGCTTCCTCTCACTATTCCTGGTCGCTGGGCATTCTCAACGCCAAAGTCTGGGACCGTTCGCACTGGAATCGGGGCACGGGTAACGTTGAATTGGAATTCTCTTCCAGCGGCTCAGAGGTACTCAAGGCCGAGAAAGACGAGATGGAATGCTACTACGGCCAAGGCCCGTTGCTAGTGCCAGACAACAATCCAGATCTGCCAGGCTACGAAGTGTTGGCCACTTACGGAACCGAGATTGCCAAGAAGGGGGCTCCTGAAGGGGCGATGGTCGGGACGCATGCGATTGTGCGGACGAAGTACGGCGAAGGTCGCGTGATCTGCTTCAGCCCTCATCCAGAAAAAGATGGCGGTCCCAACGCACTGATGATTGAAGGGGTGCGCTGGGCAGGCTCGGCTCCGAAGAAATAG
- a CDS encoding dipeptide epimerase, with amino-acid sequence MRLEIHQVKLPLRRVFAISRGAITEQESVIVELHDQGKTGLGEAVKSSYYGHDADTITAALQRIAPQLEAYEFTTPETLWDVIAPQLEDNYFALSALDQAAHDLYGKLHATTVYQRNRLSWRNVPQSSVTISLGPMEEVLREVESYADWPILKVKLGTPNDLEIVAALRQNTAAMIRVDANCAWSVEETIRNSQTLADLGVEFIEQPLPANAPESSKRVVYEESALPIIADESCQREHHVRECDGLFHGINVKLCKCGGLTPAFRMLREANVRGLKTMAGCMIESDVAISAAAQLVPLLDFADLDGAFLLASQPAQGVKLEQGNFSRPEGYGCGVTWDASLV; translated from the coding sequence GTGAGGCTGGAAATTCATCAAGTCAAATTGCCTCTTCGACGGGTTTTTGCCATCTCTCGCGGTGCGATTACCGAACAAGAGAGTGTTATTGTCGAACTGCACGACCAGGGCAAAACAGGCCTGGGCGAAGCGGTTAAAAGTAGTTATTACGGGCACGATGCCGATACCATCACTGCGGCGCTGCAGCGCATTGCGCCGCAGTTGGAAGCGTACGAATTTACGACGCCGGAAACGTTATGGGACGTGATCGCGCCGCAGTTGGAAGACAACTACTTCGCGTTGTCGGCGCTCGATCAAGCGGCCCACGACCTGTACGGGAAGCTCCATGCGACCACGGTTTACCAACGTAACCGGTTATCTTGGCGAAACGTTCCCCAATCGAGCGTGACCATTTCGCTCGGCCCCATGGAGGAAGTCCTCCGCGAGGTCGAAAGCTACGCCGATTGGCCGATCCTCAAGGTGAAACTCGGTACGCCGAACGACTTGGAAATCGTCGCCGCGCTGCGGCAAAACACCGCTGCGATGATCCGTGTCGATGCCAATTGTGCCTGGTCGGTTGAGGAAACGATTCGCAATTCGCAAACGTTGGCGGACCTGGGAGTCGAGTTCATCGAACAACCTCTGCCCGCCAATGCTCCGGAAAGCTCGAAACGTGTCGTCTACGAAGAATCGGCCTTGCCGATCATCGCTGACGAAAGTTGTCAGCGAGAGCATCACGTGCGCGAATGCGACGGCCTGTTTCACGGGATTAACGTTAAATTGTGCAAGTGCGGCGGATTGACCCCGGCGTTTCGGATGCTGCGTGAAGCAAACGTGCGCGGGCTCAAGACGATGGCCGGTTGTATGATCGAATCAGACGTAGCGATCTCGGCTGCCGCCCAGTTGGTTCCCTTGTTGGACTTCGCCGACCTGGATGGTGCTTTCCTCTTGGCGAGTCAGCCTGCCCAAGGGGTGAAGCTCGAACAAGGCAACTTCAGTCGTCCGGAAGGTTACGGTTGTGGTGTGACCTGGGACGCCAGTTTGGTGTAA
- a CDS encoding DUF1611 domain-containing protein, with translation MSTTENASTETPKSQPKTNTPLDLTSYHRIVVLTEGMTTPFSAKTAIGLLRFRGEDVVALLDSQAAGRTTEQCLGHGGNTPIVAALSDVDRPDALFIGISPPGGRLPEAMRKAVYDAAEAGVDVVSGLHDHMIEDEQLAAIAAKTGAKLIDVRRNRFRETAKHATFPANSVRVHTVGHDCSVGKMFTALEVERELLRRNEDARFLATGQTGIMISGYGIPIDSVVSDFVNGTIEGMVLENSSHDYLLVEGQGSAVHPAFSAVTVGLLHGCAPHGLILCYEATRATTKGLDHVPLKSLAELKTLYEMLASARNPCQVIGVGMNGRRITPEEAEVEKARVSQELGLPVCDVYRDGAGMLADAVLELGKKVRS, from the coding sequence ATGAGCACCACGGAAAACGCTTCAACGGAAACTCCCAAGTCACAGCCCAAGACCAACACCCCTTTGGACTTGACTTCCTATCACCGCATTGTTGTGCTGACAGAAGGTATGACGACGCCGTTCTCGGCCAAGACCGCTATCGGTCTGCTTCGCTTTCGGGGCGAAGATGTCGTCGCGCTGCTCGACAGCCAAGCCGCCGGACGCACCACCGAGCAGTGCCTTGGACACGGGGGCAACACGCCGATCGTCGCCGCGCTCAGCGATGTTGACCGGCCCGACGCCTTGTTCATTGGTATTTCGCCCCCGGGGGGACGTTTGCCGGAAGCGATGCGGAAAGCGGTGTACGATGCCGCCGAAGCTGGCGTCGATGTCGTTTCGGGGTTGCACGACCACATGATCGAGGACGAACAGTTGGCGGCCATCGCGGCGAAAACCGGCGCCAAGCTGATTGATGTCCGTCGTAACCGTTTCCGCGAGACGGCCAAACACGCGACGTTCCCGGCCAACTCGGTCCGCGTGCATACGGTGGGACACGATTGTTCCGTCGGCAAAATGTTCACGGCCTTGGAAGTCGAACGGGAATTGCTGCGGCGAAACGAAGACGCCCGCTTCCTGGCGACCGGCCAAACCGGCATCATGATTTCTGGCTACGGCATTCCTATCGATTCGGTTGTCTCCGACTTTGTGAACGGTACGATCGAAGGCATGGTTTTGGAAAACTCGTCGCACGATTACTTGCTGGTGGAAGGGCAGGGGAGCGCCGTTCATCCTGCATTCTCGGCGGTTACGGTCGGTCTGCTGCATGGCTGCGCACCGCACGGCTTGATCTTGTGCTACGAAGCAACTCGGGCGACGACGAAGGGATTGGATCATGTGCCACTGAAATCCCTGGCAGAACTGAAAACGTTGTACGAAATGTTGGCTTCGGCTCGAAACCCATGCCAGGTGATCGGCGTGGGCATGAATGGTCGGCGGATTACGCCCGAAGAAGCGGAAGTCGAAAAGGCGCGTGTTTCCCAAGAACTGGGACTACCCGTTTGCGACGTGTACCGCGACGGGGCCGGCATGTTGGCCGATGCCGTTCTCGAACTCGGAAAGAAGGTGCGTTCGTGA
- a CDS encoding VOC family protein produces MTTTVPQTALRPFHLAVQVHDLAAAREFYGGLLGCPEGRSSDTWVDFDFFGHQFVCHLNPNKSAHSIHYNEVDGHGVPVPHFGVVLDLATWETLAAQLKEKGIEFVIAPYIRFAGEPGEQGTMFFFDPSGNPIEIKGFSDMGRLFAK; encoded by the coding sequence ATGACAACCACCGTCCCTCAAACCGCGCTTCGCCCCTTCCACTTGGCGGTCCAAGTCCACGATTTGGCTGCCGCACGCGAGTTTTACGGCGGTTTGCTGGGCTGCCCTGAAGGACGCAGTAGCGATACGTGGGTCGACTTTGATTTCTTTGGTCATCAGTTTGTTTGCCACCTGAACCCTAACAAGTCGGCGCATTCCATTCATTACAACGAAGTCGACGGGCACGGAGTTCCTGTCCCGCACTTTGGTGTAGTACTGGATTTAGCAACCTGGGAAACACTCGCAGCCCAGCTCAAGGAAAAAGGGATCGAGTTCGTGATCGCACCTTACATTCGCTTTGCCGGTGAACCGGGCGAACAAGGGACGATGTTTTTCTTCGATCCCTCTGGCAACCCGATCGAAATCAAAGGATTCTCCGACATGGGACGCCTATTTGCCAAGTAA
- a CDS encoding sigma-54-dependent transcriptional regulator codes for MSLTQRQKILFIDDIPAFCEEMVATLQSEQLDAVSMLSPHEAISKIVRGDFDLVITTLVIAEMGGFEIIRRLRGAGCRVPIIMITGFGTDQSAIEAARLGVADYLTKPVEKTELVARVRRVLAEHAPRAPERPKSLARMISGDWQMSAIFDKVKTVAPSDSRVLILGETGSGKQLLAHAIHQQSRRAQEPFVEVNCAAIPANLLESELFGHEEGAFTGASKRRIGRFEAAGKGTIFLDEIGELSFELQSKLLHVLDSGKFTRVGGGNDMISRARLVSATNRDLMQEVEAGRFRADLYYRLNVISIELPPLRERPGDIGILAQHFINQFVTEGQQPPTFTPAAVEALRQYNWPGNVRELQNFAEQLAVLHAGARIEATDLPARILRPPTRSAPAARVSPPAERLPFREARDQFEKDYLLKAIEEANGNMAEGARLAGMDRGQFYRLAKRHGLTPNGEE; via the coding sequence ATGAGCTTGACCCAGCGGCAGAAAATTTTATTCATCGACGACATCCCGGCGTTTTGCGAAGAGATGGTCGCCACGCTGCAAAGCGAACAGCTTGACGCCGTGTCGATGCTTAGCCCCCACGAGGCGATTTCTAAGATTGTACGGGGGGATTTCGATTTGGTGATTACCACCCTGGTGATCGCCGAAATGGGCGGTTTCGAGATCATTCGTCGCCTGCGGGGGGCCGGTTGCCGGGTGCCAATCATCATGATTACTGGCTTCGGCACCGATCAATCGGCCATCGAAGCGGCCCGCTTGGGGGTAGCCGATTATCTGACCAAACCGGTCGAGAAGACCGAGCTTGTTGCCCGCGTACGACGCGTGTTGGCCGAGCATGCCCCGCGCGCGCCAGAGCGTCCTAAGTCGTTGGCGCGTATGATCTCTGGCGATTGGCAGATGAGCGCGATCTTCGACAAAGTGAAGACCGTCGCCCCGTCCGATAGCCGCGTGTTGATCTTGGGGGAAACCGGCAGCGGGAAGCAGTTGTTGGCCCATGCCATTCATCAGCAAAGCCGCCGCGCGCAAGAGCCGTTTGTGGAAGTCAACTGCGCCGCGATCCCCGCTAACCTGCTAGAAAGCGAACTATTCGGTCACGAGGAAGGGGCGTTCACCGGGGCCTCGAAGCGGCGGATCGGACGGTTCGAAGCGGCAGGCAAAGGGACGATTTTTCTCGACGAAATTGGCGAATTGAGCTTCGAGCTGCAGTCGAAACTGCTGCACGTTCTCGACAGCGGCAAGTTCACCCGCGTAGGTGGCGGGAACGATATGATCAGCCGGGCCCGCTTGGTCTCGGCGACCAATCGCGACCTGATGCAAGAGGTCGAAGCTGGTCGCTTTCGGGCCGATTTGTATTACCGCTTGAACGTCATCTCGATCGAGCTGCCACCGCTGCGCGAGCGACCAGGCGACATCGGCATTTTAGCTCAGCACTTTATCAATCAGTTCGTGACAGAAGGTCAACAACCACCAACCTTTACGCCAGCGGCGGTCGAAGCGTTGCGGCAGTACAACTGGCCCGGCAACGTGCGCGAACTGCAGAACTTCGCCGAACAACTGGCCGTGCTGCATGCTGGGGCAAGGATCGAGGCGACCGATTTGCCTGCACGAATTTTGCGTCCCCCTACCCGTTCAGCCCCGGCCGCTCGCGTGTCGCCACCCGCCGAGCGGCTGCCATTTCGCGAAGCTCGCGACCAGTTCGAGAAAGATTATCTCTTGAAAGCGATCGAGGAGGCGAATGGCAACATGGCCGAAGGGGCACGGCTGGCAGGGATGGACCGAGGCCAGTTTTATCGCCTGGCCAAACGCCATGGCTTGACTCCGAACGGGGAGGAATAA